In Trichoderma asperellum chromosome 1, complete sequence, a single window of DNA contains:
- the PIM1 gene encoding ATP-dependent Lon protease pim1 (MEROPS:MER0000496~BUSCO:EOG092D0O61) codes for MLPRSRASGRLILERSAASQSTRALSDSIPRAWSFSSALRATQIAGRRYPGLRPRLTGASFSTTTRLGKEKDNKDKDNFFNSAAEPTRESEDAKAKLENNAKEDSKATTADPESVASSAKNEGGSSQDGKPSDAAGSAAGSGSGAGNEGSGGEGGEGGKRGRRAAERALSKPVIPEVYPQVLAIPIARRPLFPGFYKAITIKDPNVATAITESIKRGQPYVGAFLFKDENEDEDIIRNVEDVHDVGVFAQITSAFPIHGQEGALTAILYPHRRIKLSSLVPPGTQDADKADSKSEAEPEPIPQKTAEEEAQEKKGDVVTSFEESAVEKKPEQVTEKYEPTSFLKRYPVSLVNVENLVDEPYDPKSPVIRAVTNEIVNVFKEVATMNNLFRDQISTFSMSQSTGNVTSEPAKLADFAAAVSSGEQNELQEVLGCMNIEERMQKALIVLKKELMNAQLQSKITKDVESKISKRQREYWLMEQMKGIRRELGLESDGKDKLVEKFKEKAAKLAMPDPVRKVFDEEINKLAHLETAASEFNVTRNYLDWLTQIPWGQRSPENFGIPNAVKVLDEDHYGLQDVKDRILEFIAVGKLRGSVEGKILCFVGPPGVGKTSIGKSIARALNREYYRFSVGGLTDVAEIKGHRRTYVGALPGRIIQALKKCQTENPLILIDEIDKIGRGYQGDPSSALLELLDPEQNSSFLDHYMDVPVDLSKVLFVCTANMTDTIPRPLLDRMELITLSGYVADEKKAIANRYLAPAAKEAAGLKDADVQLTDEAIEELIKSYCRESGVRNLKKQIEKVYRKSALKIVQELGEEVLPEEEALTVEGKAAAEKAKEAAAEAEEGSEKTAATGASESETTEKPRKALQVPDSVHVSIGKDNLTDYIGPPIFTSDRLYDVSPPGVSMGLAWTQMGGAAMYIESILQAPLRPSSRPGLEITGNLKNVMKESTTIAYSYAKSFVVNQFPENHFFDKAKMHLHVPDGAVSKDGPSAGITMTTSLLSLALDEPVNPTVAMTGEITLTGKVLRIGGLREKTVAARRAGCKTIIFPKDNMSDWLELPQTIKEGLEGHAVSWYSEVFDLVFPNLDRQKANTCKICEWTAEQKKKDDSESKEDDD; via the exons ATGCTGCCCCGATCCCGAGCCTCTGGGCGCCTGATTCTCGAACGCTCGGCAGCTTCACAATCAACCCGGGCGCTGTCCGATTCTATACCCAGAGCATGGTCCTTCAGCTCGGCTCTCCGGGCCACTCAGATCGCCGGCCGTCGCTATCCCGGACTGCGACCCCGGCTTACGGGAGCATCCTTCTCCACAACCACGAGACTCggcaaggagaaggacaacaaggacaaggacaacTTCTTCAACTCTGCCGCTGAGCCTACAAGAGAGTCAGAAGATGCTAAAGCCAAGCTTGAGAACAACGCCAAGGAGGATTCCAAGGCCACCACCGCTGACCCGGAATCGGTTGCATCATCGGCGAAGAACGAGGGCGGGTCATCACAAGATGGAAAGCCTAGCGATGCGGCAGGAAGCGCTGCTGGCTCCGGATCTGGTGCAGGCAACGAGGGATCTGGTGGCGAAGGTGGTGAGGGTGGAAAGCGAGGTCGCAGAGCTGCTGAGAGAGCGCTGTCAAAGCCAGTCATCCCAGAGGTGTACCCGCAAGTCCTGGCAATTCCAATTGCCCGGCGGCCGCTCTTCCCAGGCTTCTACAAAGCTATTACGATCAAGGATCCTAATGTCGCAACTGCAATTACCGAGTCTATCAAGCGTGGCCAGCCCTATGTAGGAGCCTTCCTCTTCAAAGATGAgaacgaggatgaggacatCATTCGAAACGTGGAGGATGTACATGATGTTGGTGTCTTTGCCCAAATCACCAGCGCCTTCCCCATTCACGGCCAGGAAGGTGCTCTGACAGCAATCCTTTATCCACACCGCAGAATCAAGCTGTCCAGTCTCGTTCCACCTGGAACTCAAGACGCGGACAAGGCCGATTCCAAGTCAGAGGCGGAGCCCGAGCCGATACCGCAAAAGAccgctgaggaggaggcccaggagaagaagggcgatgTGGTAACAAGCTTCGAGGAGAGTGCCGTGGAGAAGAAACCAGAGCAGGTGACCGAGAAGTACGAGCCTACCTCATTCCTTAAGAGATACCCCGTCAGCCTCGTCAACGTGGAGAACCTGGTAGATGAGCCCTACGATCCCAAGAGCCCTGTCATTCGCGCTGTGACCAACGAAATCGTCAATGTCTTCAAGGAGGTCGCTACCATGAACAACCTCTTCCGAGACCAAATCTCCACCTTCTCGATGAGCCAGTCTACCGGAAACGTCACATCAGAACCAGCCAAACTGGCTGACTTTGCGGCTGCTGTCTCATCTGGAGAGCAGAATGAGCTGCAAGAAGTCTTGGGCTGCATGAACATTGAAGAGAGAATGCAAAAGGCATTGATTGTGCTCAAGAAGGAACTCATGAATGCTCAGCTGCAGTCGAAGATTACCAAGGACGTTGAGAGTAAGATCAGCAAGCGCCAGCGGGAATACTGGCTCATGGAGCAGATGAAGGGCATCCGCCGCGAGCTCGGCTTGGAATCAGACGGCAAGGACAAGCTGGTGGAGAAGTTCAAGGAAAAGGCCGCCAAGCTTGCCATGCCTGATCCTGTCCGCAAGGTCTTTGACGAGGAGATCAACAAGCTGGCCCACCTGGAGACGGCTGCCTCAGAATTTAATGTTACGAGGAACTACCTGGACTGGCTCACTCAGATTCCCTGGGGTCAGAGAAGCCCGGAAAACTTTGGTATCCCGAACGCTGTTAAAGTCCTCGATGAGGACCACTACGGCTTACAAGATGTCAAGGACCGCATCTTGGAGTTTATCGCTGTGGGTAAGCTGCGTGGCTCTGTTGAGGGTAAAATCCTTTGCTTTGTCGGCCCTCCTGGTGTCGGAAAGACGAGTATCGGAAAGTCCATTGCTAGAGCTCTTAACCGGGAATACTACCGCTTCAGCGTTGGTGGTCTTACCGATGTTGCTGAAATCAAGGGTCACCGAAGAACATATGTCGGTGCCCTCCCCGGTCGTATCATCCAGGCTTTGAAGAAGTGCCAGACTGAGAACCCTCTCATCCtgattgatgagattgacaAGATTGGCCGGGGCTACCAGGGCGATCCCTCATCGGCCCTGCTGGAGCTTTTGGATCCTGAGCAGAACAGCTCTTTCTTGGATCACTACATGGATGTCCCCGTCGACCTGTCAAAGGTCCTGTTCGTTTGCACAGCCAACATGACCGACACTATCCCCAGGCCTCTTTTGGACCGCATGGAGCTCATTACCTTATCTGGATATGTCgcggatgagaagaaggccattGCCAACAGATATCTCGCACCTGCTGCCAAGGAAGCAGCCGGCCTGAAAGACGCAGATGTCCAACTCACCGACGAGGCTATTGAGGAGCTCATCAAGTCCTACTGCCGAGAGTCAGGTGTCCGAAACCTGAAGAAGCAGATTGAGAAGGTCTACCGCAAATCAGCGCTGAAAATCGTCCAGGAGCTTGGAGAGGAAGTCCTCCCCGAAGAGGAGGCTCTGACAGTCGAAggcaaggctgctgcggagAAGGCTAaggaggctgctgcggagGCTGAGGAAGGCAGTGAAAAGACGGCCGCTACCGGGGCTAGCGAAAGTGAGACTACAGAAAAGCCACGGAAAGCGTTACAAGTGCCAGATAGTGTCCATGTTAGCATTGGAAAGGACAACCTGACCGATTACATTGGACCCCCAATTTTCACATCCGATCGCCTTTACGATGTGAGCCCGCCTGGTGTCTCCATGGGTTTGGCCTGGACACAGATGGGCGGTGCTGCCATGTACATCGAGTCCATCCTTCAAGCGCCACTCCGACCGAGCTCACGGCCCGGCCTGGAAATTACGGGCAACCTTAAGAACGTCATGAAGGAGTCAACTACAATCGCCTACTCATACGCCAAGTCATTCGTGGTCAACCAGTTCCCCGAAAACCACTTCttcgacaaggccaagatgcaCCTCCACGTTCCCGACGGTGCCGTTTCCAAGGACGGCCCCTCTGCCGGTATTACCATGACCACTTCGCTGCTGTCTCTGGCGCTGGACGAGCCAGTCAACCCCACCGTGGCAATGACCGGTGAGATCACACTGACCGGCAAGGTCCTCCGCATTGGCGGACTGCGTGAGAAGACTGTGGCAGCCAGGAGAGCAGGATGCAAGACTATCATCTTCCCCAAGGACAACATGTCAGACTGGCTGGAGCTTCCTCAG aCTATCAAGGAAGGCCTTGAAGGCCACGCCGTAAGCTGGTACTCCGAGGTCTTTGACCTGGTTTTCCCCAACCTGGACCGCCAAAAGGCCAACACCTGCAAGATCTGCGAGTGGACGgccgagcagaagaagaaggacgatTCCGAAAGcaaggaagacgatgatTAA